A window of Hyperolius riggenbachi isolate aHypRig1 chromosome 1, aHypRig1.pri, whole genome shotgun sequence contains these coding sequences:
- the LOC137559190 gene encoding uncharacterized protein DDB_G0288805-like — protein sequence MMEDRDIQDAEYNRWQELVRNTVRSMPKVARRFVTRPYRKRKTSNPPDYASYASSNTANQHDQPEEPSERDQETMNLPVKKVNNHTIIPQKANSCNATADKSSVGNKMAENGRRSEKRGHGKNQEHCELLNVTKVSDTQHTRQTDGTAVQNTVKLSKKKSTTTNVNNISDSLVTNDNDCAHNVNNRQQSSQRSVGKEKSTDNVLTNVSRPSCRPSVDFEVHDAVHAGSDSGCGNLHSDSQNSSISEDIVIGRAGKQKSQVPSGRKSKAKSNCQAVQPYYKHAQLSTTPCSGSMQIVPAHNREFDMTCKLLEVQQTTLQLLATIAEGQKQMLDNQKGMLKEMKQKNKRRKHKNNYRQAESSDFED from the coding sequence TTACAAGACCTTACAGAAAAAGGAAAACCTCCAATCCACCAGACTACGCAAGCTACGCTTCGTCAAACACTGCAAATCAGCATGACCAACCTGAAGAACCTTCAGAAAGAGACCAAGAAACAATGAACTTACCTGTAAAGAAGGTAAATAATCACACTATCATTCCACAGAAAGCTAATTCTTGCAATGCAACAGCAGATAAAAGCAGTGTTGGAAACAAAATGGCAGAAAATGGCAGAAGATCAGAAAAGCGTGGACACGGTAAAAACCAGGAACATTGTGAGTTACTTAACGTGACAAAAGTCTCTGATACGCAACATACAAGGCAAACAGACGGAACTGCAGTACAAAATACAGTTAAATTatcgaaaaaaaaatctactaccacaaatgtTAACAACATCAGTGATAGTTTGGTTACTAATGATAATGATTGTGCACACAATGTAAACAATAGGCAGCAATCAAGTCAACGAAGTGTAGGTAAAGAAAAATCCACTGATAACGTGCTTACGAATGTCAGTCGTCCAAGTTGCAGACCATCGGTAGATTTTGAAGTTCATGATGCAGTACATGCTGGAAGTGATAGTGGTTGTGGTAATTTACACTCTGATTCACAAAATAGTAGTATTAGTGAAGACATAGTTATTGGCAGAGCAGGAAAACAAAAGTCACAGGTACCATCAGGTAGAAAAAGTAAAGCCAAATCTAATTGTCAAGCCGTTCAACCATATTACAAACATGCACAACTAAGTACTACACCTTGCAGTGGTAGTATGCAAATAGTGCCTGCTCACAACAGGGAGTTTGATATGACATGCAAATTACTAGAGGTACAACAAACAACTCTACAGTTACTGGCTACCATAGCTGAGGGACAGAAACAAATGTTGGATAACCAAAAGGGAATGCTGAaggaaatgaaacaaaaaaacaagcgtagaaaacacaaaaacaattaCAGACAGGCAGAGAGTTCCGATTTCGAGGATTAG